Below is a window of Pseudomonadota bacterium DNA.
CAAAAAGTATGTCAGAAAACTGAGGGAGTTTACGAAAGAGAAGGATATCCTTTTAATTCTCGATGAAGTCCAGACGGGCATCGGGAGAACCGGCAAGCTTTTTGCGTACGAGCATTACGATATAGAACCGGACATTATGAGTCTTGCGAAGGCATTGGGAAATGGATTTCCCGTAGGGGCAATAATCGGCAAGGATGATGTAATGCAGGCATTTGAACCTGGAACCCACGCATCCACTTTTGGCGGGAACCCCCTTGCCTCATCGGCCGTTATTGCCACCCTTAACACCATTACAGACGAAAACATTTTAAAAAATTGCATCAACTTAGGCATGTATCTGCATAAAGGACTTCTGGCCCTCAAGGAAAAATATCCTTTTATCGTTGAAATCAGAGGTATCGGGCTTATCTGGGGCATCGAGTTATCAATAGACGGAGACCCTTTAGTAAAAGAGTTCTTGCAGGAAGGGGTCATAATAAACTGTACGAAGGGGAATATACTCAGGCTGGTTCCACCACTGATAATAAAGAATGAAGAAATTGATATTTTCCTTGAGATTGCAGACAGGATATTTGAAAGACATATAAAAGCAGTGAATAGTAGATAGCGAATACTAAAAATTAAATTAAATAACCATGAGGTGAAAAAAGGTTGAAAAGGGATTTTACAAAACTTCTTGATATAAGCAGGGATGAAGTCACGTATCTCCTGGAGAGGGCAAAATATCTCAAAGATATTCGGACAAGAGGCATTGAGCACAGGCCTCTCAAGGGTAAAAACATTGCCATGATCTTCGAGAAGGCCTCAACGAGGACAAGGGTATCTTTTGAGGTGGGGATTCATGACCTCGGCGGTAATGCCGTCATTATGAATGCAAATGAAACCCAGTTAGGACGGGGCGAACCCATTAGAGACACGGCAAGGGTGTTAAGCAGATACGTGGATGCAATTATGATAAGGACATATGAACAGGATGTAGTTGAAGGGCTTGCAAAGTGGGCAAGTATCCCCATCATTAATGGTCTTACCGACCTTTATCACCCCTGTCAGATCCTTTCAGATTTATACACTATTGCTGAATTTAAGGAAGGTTTTGATAATTTAAAAATTGTCTACATAGGTGATGGAAACAATGTTGCAAATTCATGGATAGAGGCATCAATCCTCTTTAATCTCAATCTCAGCATGGCAATACCACAAAACTACCGGCCCCTTGACATGTTGCTTGAAAAGGCTAAAGAAAACAAAAAATTCATGATTACCGATGACCCTTACGAAGCTGTTCATAACGCTGATGTTATCAATACAGATGTGTGGGTCAGCATGGGGCAGGAAAAGGAAATGGAAGAGAGAAAGCTCGCCTTTGCATCATATAAGATTGACGATGATCTCCTGAAAAACGCAAAAAGTGATGTGATGATAATGCATTGCCTTCCTGCATACCGAAACCAGGAGATTACAGACAGCGTTTTTGAGAGATATCAGAATAATATATTTACACAGGCAGAAAATAGATTGCATTTACAGAAGGCGCTCCTGGAGTGGCTTTTAACCTAAACAAATAAGGGTCCAAATAGAATCCTTTAAAACTTGGAGGTAGATGATGGAACAGGTAAAAAAGGTAGTCCTCGCTTACTCGGGTGGTCTTGACACATCGGTCATCCTGAAATGGTTGAAGGAACAATATAACTGCGAAGTGATAGCCTATGCAGCAGATGTCGGTCAGGAAGAGGAATTAACAGGACTCGACGAAAAAGCAATCAAAACAGGGGCATCAAAAGTCTATATAGAGGATTTGAAAGAAGAGTTTGCAAGGGATTTCGTATTTTTTGCCATAAAAGCCAATGCCATATATGAAGGAAGTTATCTGCTCGGCACGTCCATTGCGAGACCCCTCATCGCAAAGAGGCAGGTGGAAATTGCAAGAATGGAAAATGCAGATGCTGTTTCTCATGGTTCAACAGGGAAAGGGAATGACCAGGTCAGGTTTGAGCTTACCTACTATGCCCTTGAGCCGAACATTAAAGTAATAGCTCCCTGGAGGGAATGGAGTTTTTCATCGAGGGGAGAATTAATTGATTACGCCCAAAAGCACGGCATTGACGTGCCTGTCAGCAAAGAGAAACCTTACAGCATGGACAGAAACCTCATGCATATAAGCTATGAGGGAGGAATACTTGAAAACACATGGAATGAACCGGATGAAAACATGTTTCTCACCACTGTTTCGCCTGAGAAGGCACCTGACAAGCCGCGCTACATAGAGATTTCATTCGAAGACGGCACGCCTAAGGCCATTGACGGGAAAGAGATGACACCATGTAATATCATCACGCATCTTAACAAAATCGGTGGAGAAAACGGTGTAGGCCGTGTTGACATCGTTGAGAACAGGTTTGTGGGCATGAAGTCAAGGGGGGTTTACGAGACCCCTGGCTGCACTATCCTCCATGCTGCCCACAGGGCCATGGAATCCATCACGATGGATAGAGAGGTCATGCATCTCAGGGACAGCCTGATTCCCAAAGTAGCAGAACTTATCTATTATGGATTCTGGTACTCTCCGGAAATGAAAGTTCTTAAGGCATTTACCGATGAAGCACAGTCGGGGGTTACAGGCGTTGTCCGGTTGAAATTGTACAAAGGAAATTGCATGATCGTGGGGAGAAAATCTGAAAAATCCCTGTATATGAAAGATTTTGCAACATTCGATAAAGATAATGTATATCAACAAAAGGACGCAGGCGGTTTTATAAAGCTTAATGCCTTGAGGCTCCGCATCCGGGCAATGATGAATAAATAAACGCTTTCATTTGTTTGATTGGTTGAATTGGTTTCATTAGTTTATAGTATTAACCAATAGAACCAATAAGACTAATATGACCAATAAGACAGTTTTACGGGGTTACTTAAATGAACCATTATGAACCACATGCAATAGAAGAAAAAAGACAGGGGATATGGGAGAAAGATCAACTGTTCCATGTAACAGAAGACAGCACAAAAGAGAAATACTACCTTCTCGAGATGTTCCCCTATCCATCAGGCAAAATACATATGGGGCATGTAAGAAACTATTCCATAGGTGACGTTATTGCAAGGTACAAGAGGATGAGGGGCTTTAATGTTTTACATCCAATGGGATGGGATGCCTTCGGAATGCCGGCAGAAAACGCTGCCATAGAGCGGGGGGTTCATCCGGCTACATGGACCTATGACAACATTTCATACATGAGGAAACAGCTTAAGAGACTGGGCTTCAGCTATGACTGGGAAAGGGAGATTGCAACCTGTGACGTTGAATACTACAAATGGGAGCAGTGGATATTCCTTAAAATGTTCGAGAAGGGCCTTGTATACAGGAAAAGTTCACCTGTGAATTACTGTATCAAATGTCAGACAGTTCTTGCAAATGAGCAGGTCGAAGGAGGACTCTGCTGGCGATGTAGTGAAAAAGTTATACAGAAGGAGCTTACCCAGTGGTTTTTTGCCATTACACAATATGCGGACGAACTGTACGAATATTGCGACAAACTTCCAGGATGGCCTGAAAGAGTCCTCAACATGCAGAAAAACTGGATCGGCAAAAGCCTTGGCGTTGAAGCTAATTTTACTCTGGAGGATGGCGCACCATTTACCATTTTTACCACAAGACCGGATACGCTGTATGGTGTCACATTCATGGTGATCGCCCCTGAACATCCACTTTCATATACGCTCCCCAAAGGAACCCCCCAGGAAAAAGATGCCCATGCTTTTATAGAAAAGGTGAAGAGGCAGGACAGAAGCTTCAGGGCTGAAATCAGTATTGAAAAAGAGGGGGTTTTTACAGGCAGATATGCAATAAATCCTTTAAATGGCACAAAAATACCAATATATATCGGGAACTTCGTTCTGATGGAATATGGTACAGGCGCAATCATGTCGGTTCCTGCCCATGACCAGAGGGATTTTGAGTTTGCAAAGGAATATGGGTTGCCTGTCATTATAACAATCATGCCTGATGGCAAGCCCCTCACCCCTGAAACCATGCAAGAGGCATATGAGGGCGATGGAAAGATGGTCAATTCAAGCCATTTTAACAATATGAATAACAGAGAGGCAATCCCGGCAATTATCGATTACCTCGAAGAAAAAGGTCTGGGCAAGAGAAAGATTAATTTCCGTCTGCGAGACTGGGGTATTTCAAGGCAGAGGTACTGGGGAACGCCTATTCCTGTTCTCTATTGTGAGAAATGCGGAGTAGTTCCTGTTCCTTATGAAGATTTACCGGTTGTCCTACCACTCAACCTTGAAATCAAGATGGTAGGAAAATCACCCCTTGCTGAATATCCGGACTTTTTTGAAACAGAGTGTCCCAGATGTAAAGGCAAGGCAAAAAGAGAGACGGATACCATGGATACATTCGTAGAATCATCCTGGTATTTCCTCAAGTATGCATGTCCTGATTATTCCGCCGGAGCATTGGATAAGAAAAAAGTGGATTACTGGATGCCTGTTGATCAATATATCGGCGGAGTTGAGCATGCAGTTCTCCATCTGTTATACTCACGGTTTTTTAACAGGGTGTTGAATGGACTTGGATTGGTGAATGAGCGGGAACCCTTTAAAAACCTTCTCACTCAGGGTATGGTCATTAAAGACGGGGCAAAAATGAGTAAATCAAAGGGGAATGTCGTAGACCCCGATTATTTGATAGAAAAATACGGGGCAGACACAACAAGACTATGTTGTCTTTTTGCGTCCCCGCCTGAAAAGGACCTCGAGTGGAGTGATAAAGGGGTGGAAGGCTCTTACAGATTTCTTCAGAGGGTATGGAGGCTGGTTGTTGAGCGGATTGAAACCTTAAAAGATACTGAAGGCGCCCTCAAACCCGAAAAAGCAAATGACGATACAATACAGCTTACCTATAAAATCCACAAAACAATTAAAAAGGTTACAGAAGACATAGACAGGTTTCACTTAAACACGGCTGTGGCAAGCATTATGGAGCTTGTGAACGCCATATATAAATTTCTTGAAAAAGAACGGACCCAGAGAGATAACAGAAGAATTATGGGAAATTATCGGAAAAAATCCAGATTACCTGGCCACATTCTGGCCTGAATACGATGAAAAGTACATCATAGAAGATAAAGTAATGATAGCTGTCCAGATTAATGGTAAATTACGGGATACCTGCGAAGTGGAAAGGGGTATCGACGAAACACGGTTAAAAGAAATTGTATTTGCCCTCGATAAAATCAAAAAGCATACAGAAGGCAAAGAGGTTAAGAAAACGATTGTTGTTCCGAATAAGCTTGT
It encodes the following:
- a CDS encoding aspartate aminotransferase family protein → MQEQWINYGKQYLANTYNRFPIVITKGERCWIWDMDGRRYLDFLSGIAVCNLGHAQKDVVESLTVQAGKLFHISNLFYMEQQIKAAKILVEHSFGDKVFFCNSGAEANEAAIKLARRYSWKKYGADRYEIISMENSFHGRTLATLSATGQTKFQEGFSPLLSGFTYVPFNDMESLKKTVSNKTCAVILELIQAEGGVYLADKKYVRKLREFTKEKDILLILDEVQTGIGRTGKLFAYEHYDIEPDIMSLAKALGNGFPVGAIIGKDDVMQAFEPGTHASTFGGNPLASSAVIATLNTITDENILKNCINLGMYLHKGLLALKEKYPFIVEIRGIGLIWGIELSIDGDPLVKEFLQEGVIINCTKGNILRLVPPLIIKNEEIDIFLEIADRIFERHIKAVNSR
- the argF gene encoding ornithine carbamoyltransferase, with amino-acid sequence MKRDFTKLLDISRDEVTYLLERAKYLKDIRTRGIEHRPLKGKNIAMIFEKASTRTRVSFEVGIHDLGGNAVIMNANETQLGRGEPIRDTARVLSRYVDAIMIRTYEQDVVEGLAKWASIPIINGLTDLYHPCQILSDLYTIAEFKEGFDNLKIVYIGDGNNVANSWIEASILFNLNLSMAIPQNYRPLDMLLEKAKENKKFMITDDPYEAVHNADVINTDVWVSMGQEKEMEERKLAFASYKIDDDLLKNAKSDVMIMHCLPAYRNQEITDSVFERYQNNIFTQAENRLHLQKALLEWLLT
- a CDS encoding argininosuccinate synthase, with product MMEQVKKVVLAYSGGLDTSVILKWLKEQYNCEVIAYAADVGQEEELTGLDEKAIKTGASKVYIEDLKEEFARDFVFFAIKANAIYEGSYLLGTSIARPLIAKRQVEIARMENADAVSHGSTGKGNDQVRFELTYYALEPNIKVIAPWREWSFSSRGELIDYAQKHGIDVPVSKEKPYSMDRNLMHISYEGGILENTWNEPDENMFLTTVSPEKAPDKPRYIEISFEDGTPKAIDGKEMTPCNIITHLNKIGGENGVGRVDIVENRFVGMKSRGVYETPGCTILHAAHRAMESITMDREVMHLRDSLIPKVAELIYYGFWYSPEMKVLKAFTDEAQSGVTGVVRLKLYKGNCMIVGRKSEKSLYMKDFATFDKDNVYQQKDAGGFIKLNALRLRIRAMMNK